The stretch of DNA GGCTGAAGCAGTTAAGGTAAGCATAGCCGCTATTGCCATCGCGCATTAACGGAAATTGTATTTCCTTTGCACCATAACTTTTTTAAAGCAGCGTTTAGCCTGAAGTTTGAAATCCAGTTTGCCATTTATAACTCTTGCGTTGCTGGCCGCTGTGCTGATATGGTCATCCGGATGCCGCAAAGACGTGGTCACCGATAATCCCTCAGCCAGGCTGGCTTTTTCTGTCGATACGCTCACCTTTGACACAGTGTTTACAACTCTGGGCTCTACGACTCTCTCTTTCAAGGTATATAATCGGAATCGTCAGGCTGTTGAAACAGACATCATGCTTGCCGGGGGTGATGCCTCCAACTTCAGAATCAATGTGGACGGCTTACCCGGACGTAAGCACCAAAACGTACTCATCTATGGCAATGACAGTATTTATGTGTTTGTGGAAGTAACCGTTGACCCGAATAATCAAAACACTCCGGTAGTGATTTACGATAGTGTATTATTTGAAACCAACGGCAACCGGCAAAAAGTAATTCTGGAGGCATGGGGGCAGGATGCTTATTTCTACAAAGACTCTATTCTTCCCTCGGGTATATGGAGCAATGAAAAACCCCATGTCATTCTGCGTTACGCAATAGTGGACTCCGGAGCTAATCTGCAAATCCGGGAGGGTACCCAGATATACATGGGTGGCAACGCACAGTTTATTGTATATGGCACAGGGAAAATTCTGGTTACGGGCACTAAAGATCAGCCGGTAGTCTTTCAGGGCATTCGTCTGGAAGATTTTTATGAAGATCTGCCAGGACAATGGGCCGGCATATTTATTCTTCGGGGCAGCCGCAATAACCTGTTTGAATATGCCATCATTAAAAATTCTGATTACGGTATCAACTTAGGCTCGGTGCCTGCCCGCATTGATACGTGTGCAGATATCACCACGCTCATCACCAACACCAATATTCCACAGGTAACCCTCCGGAATTGTATAATACAAAACAGTTTCTACAGCGGTCTTTCAGGACTTTTTTCCGAAATAACGGCTGAAAACTGTCTGGTATTCGGAAGCAGTGATCATCTGATTTCACTTGTTTACGGAGGAAACTACAGGCTCAATCACTGCACCTTTGCCAACTACGGTTCTGCTCTGCTTAATCATCAGGTGCCCGTGCTTTTTACTTCCAATGTGTTGTATTGCGATTTCGCTCCCTACGTAGCTGAATTGATCCTGCAAACGGATAATACAATTATTTACGGCTCGCTGGATGAAGAAATTAAATTTGAAGTGGCTGACACCTCCTTTGCCGAAATTGTTTTTGACCACTGCCTGCTGAAAACAAAGCTGCAAACCGACACCGTAAGCATTGTAGGTTCTATACTGAATCAGGACCCGCACTTTACCGACCCTGCAGAGGATGATTATACGCTCAAAGATGATTCCCCCTGCATCAATGCAGGCAAGCCTTCCCCACTAATGACCGATCTGAATGGAAATGCGCGTACGGATACCCCCGATATCGGAGCTTATGAATTTGTGCCCTGATTACTTTTTCAGCACCAGGAAAAAATCATAACAGCGGTCATCGGCAGGTTGAAGCCGGAAGCTGGAGGTATTGATTTCCATGACAAGTTTCTCGTTCTGGGTTTTCAGCCGGTTACGATTTATGCGATTGAGAATATCATAGGGTACCTGAAGCCATGTTCTCGGCAGGCGGTATTGCAGATTAAATATATCAAAGCGGGTAAACTTCCTGACTGATTTTTTGTTTTCCTCATAATACTGGTTGACCTTCTCATCACCGTATACACCCAGCAAGCCGACATCGGAAAAGTATGCCCTGGAAAGGGCAGTCAACTCTTCGCGGGTGTATTCGCGCACATGCCAAGGGTTGCGCGTAAGTGTCATCTTGATATTGGGTGTGGTAAGCACGGCAATGCCCCCCGGCTTCAATACGCGATGTATCTCACGCATAAATAACTGATCGTCCTCTATATGCTCAATCACCTGAAAAGAAACCACACTGTCAAAGCGGTTATCTTCAAAAGGGAAGGGTGGAATATGACCGGCAATAAATTGAGCAGACGGGTATTTTTTCTTCAGCCGTTCAATAACCTCCTCAATTTTATCAACAGCCGTATAGGAACGGCATTTCTGCATCAGCAAATCAGTACCCCTGCCCTCTCCGCATCCCACATCCAGCAGGTCTCCGGAAACTAATTCTGCTGCTTTTACATAGGCAAACAGCAACCGCTGATGAATCGGATTATCTGAAGGCAGTATAGCTGAAGCAATCTCTGTGGTATGAACCGCCATCTGTTGTATTTGGGCAGTAAAATTAACCCGCGGGGCGCACAACGCAGCCCTCCTCTTTTCATGTGAACCACCAGAAACTCTTTTGAACAATTACCGCTTCTGGCTGCCCTTTACTATTTTAGTAAATTTGCCCGTCCTGAATTCATATTTATTTACTCATTTATTTACATGCCGGAATGAAAACCTATAAGCTGCTCAATAATCTATTAGGATGGTTTGTCTTTGTCATAGCGCTGGCGGTTTACACCTCTACCCTTGAGCCCACCGCCAGCTTCTGGGACTGCGGTGAATTTATTTCCGGTGCCTACAAGCTAGAGGTGGTACATCCGCCCGGGGCGCCTTTTTTTCTGCTGCTGGGAAGAATATTCAGCCTCTTTGCTCCCGGCCCTGAGTATGTGGCTTATATGGTAAACTTTTCATCCGGTTTGTTTAGCGCTCTGGGCATCATGTTCCTGTTCTGGATAACCACCGCCTTTGCCCGCAAAGCCGTCATAGGCAAAAGCAGGGAGCCCTCCATTATGCAAACTCTTTCGGTAATGCTCACAGGCCTTATCGCAGCCCTGTGCTGTACGTTTTCTGACACCTACTGGTTTTCGGCAGTGGAAGGTGAGGTATATGCCCTGTCCACATTTTTTATTATTCTGGTTTTCTGGGGCATTATGAAATGGGAGGCTTCTGAAGATGAGCGCTATCGCGACCGCTGGATTATTCTGATAGCTTTTTTCCTGGGGCTGGCTTTAGGTGTACACCTGATGAGTTTGCTGGCTATTCCCGCTATGGCCATGGTGTACTATTTCAAAAAATATAATCCCACCCCCAAAGGCACTCTGGCTGCTCTGGCAATCGGAACTGCCCTGCTGTTTCTGGTTTACCTCGGCATTGTCAGCAAGTTTATCAATATCCTTGCAGGACTGGATCTGTTTTTCGTAAACACGCTCAATCTACCCTTTGGTAGTGGAGTTGCTTTTGGTGTGGTGCTGCTGGTTGCTGCCATTGTAGGAGGGCTGGTGTATGCACATCGTAAAAACCTTCCTAATCTGCAAACGGCTCTCCTTTCACTATCTATGATTTTCATCGGATTCTCCCTTTACAGCGTGGTAGTAATCCGGGCTTTGGCCATCCCGCCTATAGACATGAACAAACCGGCCGATATTTTCAGGCTGCAGTCTTACCTTAACCGTGAGCAGTATGGTGACAGGCCGCTGCTTTACGGACCCCATTTTAACGCATATCCGATAGAAATTGTAAAGAAAGGTAAGCGCTACTACAAAGGTGAAGATAAATACCTTGATATCGGATATAAAGTGGATTACAAGTTTGACGATAAGGATATGATGTTTTTCCCACGTATGGGATCCTGGCAGGATGAGCGCCATGTTGAAGCCTACCGCGCCATTCTCGGGTTAAAGGAAAACCAGAATCCGACCATGGCTGATAATATTCGTTTTTTTCTCCATTATCAGGTTGGATTCATGTGGTTTCGCTATTTCATGTGGAATTTTTCGGGCAGGCAAGACGATATTCAGGGACGCTTTGATAACAACAACGGCAAATGGATAAGCGGATTTAAATTTCTGGATGAGCCCCGTATAGGCCCCACCGACAACCTGCCCGATGAGCTAAAAAACAATAAGGGCAGAAACGTATTTTACATGATACCCTTCCTGTTGGGCCTTATCGGCATGATTTACTTCTACCGGCACGATAAAAATGATTTTCTGGTGGTGCTCACGCTGTTTATGTTTACTGGTATCCTGGAAGTAATATTTTTTAACTCCCCTCCCTTTGAGCCCCGGGAGCGTGACTACACGCTGGTGGGATCATTTGTTACTTATTGCATATGGATCGGATTCGGTGCACTGGCAATATTTGACTTTCTAAAATCCAAATTGCCTGCCTCAGTAGCTCTGGGAGCAACCTTCCTTTTAAGCCTTACGGCACCTGCCCTGATGGCAAAAGATGGTTATGACGATCATGACCGCTCAGGCCGCTACACAGCCCGCGATTTTGCCATCAATTATCTGGAGTCATGCGCTCCCAATGCGATACTTTTCACCCAAGGTGACAATGACACCTATCCGCTCTGGTATGCCCAGGAAGTTGAGGGTATCCGTACAGATGTAAGAGTAGTTAACCTCAGCCTGCTGGGTGTGGATTGGTATATTGAACAACTGAAATACAAAATCAACGATGCCGACCCGGTTAAGCTCATCCATACCCCGGATAAATATCTCGGCAACAGACGGGATGTGATTCGCTATTTTGACAACAAAAGAATACCGCAGGATGTCCCGGTAGAACTAAAAAATGTGATTCAATTTATTGCCAGTGATGAACGCAATTCCAAGGTGCCTCTTTCAAACGGTGAAATGGTAAATTACCTCCCTACCAAATTCATGAAAGTAACCGTTGACTCCGCCACGGTGGTTAAAAATAAAGTCATCCCCGAATCCATGTATGGTCAGATGAAAAAGGAGTTGCTTATCAAAATTAATCGCAACAACCTGCTGAAAAATGACCTGATGGTGCTGGATATTATCGCCTCTAACTTATGGGAGCGCCCCATTTATTTTGCCGTATCTGTTTCTCCGGATTCCTATCTGGGTTTTCAAAACTATTTTCAACTGGAAGGATTAGCCTATCGCATCGTTCCCCTGGAGAAAGAAGACCGCTTCGGTCAGGGAGGGCATGTGGCTACCGACATCATGTTTGACAATATGATGAATAAATTTAAATGGGGCGGTATAGAGCTGAAAGACACTATAGAGTACACCATTGCTACCGGAGAAACAAAAAGCTCGGTAGCTCAAAAATTCAATGTCACGGAAGATGAGCTGACCTTTGCCAATCCGCAGGCCACTTTTGCACCTAATGAGAAAATCAAAGTGGTACTCCCCAATCCACTTTATCTGGATGAAAATATCCTGCGCATGACGATGAACCTCCGCAGCAACTTCGCACGGCTCATTGAAGCTCTGCTGGAAGAGGGGAAAAAAGAACAGGCTCGCGCTGCGTTGGACCGATGTATCGCTGTGATGCCCTGGCAAACCGTGCCGTACAACATCTTTATGGTGCGCTTTCCCGAGTTTTGCTATCGCCTGGATGACCAGGCTAAAGCCAGGGCACTTATACGGCTGCTGGTGAAAAAATACAGCCAAGACTTACAATACTATCCGGATGTGCTGGACATTGATCCGGGAGCAAAACGCAGCATTCAGCAGGCCATGGCTGTTTTCCAGGAGCTCATTCGGGTAGCACGAATCTATAAAGACACCGAAACAGAGCAGGAGCTGAGCGCCCAGTTTGCCTCCTTTAAGGACATTTAACTGCATTCTTTTGAATCAGCGTCATCTCATCTACGGCCGCCATCCTGTGCTGGAAGCTCTGAAGGCAGGCAAATCTTTTGAAAAAATACTCATACAGCAGGATGCCCGCTCCGATGAATTGAAAACCATACGGCAATTAGCCACCCTCCATAAGATACCTCTCCAGCTTGTTCCTGCACGCAGGCTTCATCTCATAACCGCCAAAAATCACCAGGGAGTGATTGGCTATCTCTCTCTGCTTCCCTACTATAAGGTAGAAGACATCATGCTGAAAGCTTATGACGAAGGGCGCTCTCCTCTGTTTCTTATTCTTGACCACATAACGGATGTAAGAAATTTCGGAGCCATCGCACGCACTGCCGAACTCACCGGTGTGGATGCACTGATAGTGCCCGAAAAAGGCAGCGCACTGATTCATGCTGATGCAATCAAAGCCTCAGCCGGAGCATTGCATCATATGCA from Chitinophagales bacterium encodes:
- a CDS encoding 23S rRNA (guanosine(2251)-2'-O)-methyltransferase RlmB, with product MNQRHLIYGRHPVLEALKAGKSFEKILIQQDARSDELKTIRQLATLHKIPLQLVPARRLHLITAKNHQGVIGYLSLLPYYKVEDIMLKAYDEGRSPLFLILDHITDVRNFGAIARTAELTGVDALIVPEKGSALIHADAIKASAGALHHMHLCKTSSLRQTADYLHLNGIRLLAADEKADKKVFEMDFVPPVALILGAEGKGISASLNEKADERFAIPMVGKTGSFNVSVAAGIILYEVMRQRANAPYS
- a CDS encoding membrane protein; this translates as MKTYKLLNNLLGWFVFVIALAVYTSTLEPTASFWDCGEFISGAYKLEVVHPPGAPFFLLLGRIFSLFAPGPEYVAYMVNFSSGLFSALGIMFLFWITTAFARKAVIGKSREPSIMQTLSVMLTGLIAALCCTFSDTYWFSAVEGEVYALSTFFIILVFWGIMKWEASEDERYRDRWIILIAFFLGLALGVHLMSLLAIPAMAMVYYFKKYNPTPKGTLAALAIGTALLFLVYLGIVSKFINILAGLDLFFVNTLNLPFGSGVAFGVVLLVAAIVGGLVYAHRKNLPNLQTALLSLSMIFIGFSLYSVVVIRALAIPPIDMNKPADIFRLQSYLNREQYGDRPLLYGPHFNAYPIEIVKKGKRYYKGEDKYLDIGYKVDYKFDDKDMMFFPRMGSWQDERHVEAYRAILGLKENQNPTMADNIRFFLHYQVGFMWFRYFMWNFSGRQDDIQGRFDNNNGKWISGFKFLDEPRIGPTDNLPDELKNNKGRNVFYMIPFLLGLIGMIYFYRHDKNDFLVVLTLFMFTGILEVIFFNSPPFEPRERDYTLVGSFVTYCIWIGFGALAIFDFLKSKLPASVALGATFLLSLTAPALMAKDGYDDHDRSGRYTARDFAINYLESCAPNAILFTQGDNDTYPLWYAQEVEGIRTDVRVVNLSLLGVDWYIEQLKYKINDADPVKLIHTPDKYLGNRRDVIRYFDNKRIPQDVPVELKNVIQFIASDERNSKVPLSNGEMVNYLPTKFMKVTVDSATVVKNKVIPESMYGQMKKELLIKINRNNLLKNDLMVLDIIASNLWERPIYFAVSVSPDSYLGFQNYFQLEGLAYRIVPLEKEDRFGQGGHVATDIMFDNMMNKFKWGGIELKDTIEYTIATGETKSSVAQKFNVTEDELTFANPQATFAPNEKIKVVLPNPLYLDENILRMTMNLRSNFARLIEALLEEGKKEQARAALDRCIAVMPWQTVPYNIFMVRFPEFCYRLDDQAKARALIRLLVKKYSQDLQYYPDVLDIDPGAKRSIQQAMAVFQELIRVARIYKDTETEQELSAQFASFKDI